The following are encoded in a window of Primulina eburnea isolate SZY01 chromosome 4, ASM2296580v1, whole genome shotgun sequence genomic DNA:
- the LOC140829679 gene encoding nudix hydrolase 1 — MESTGVVPRPRVAVVVFLLKGNKVLLGRRLSPVGRDTFALPGGHLEFGESFEECAAREVKEETGLDISKIEYLTVTNNVYSKNPSNPLHIVAVFMRAIQAEPTQVAQNLEPEKCQSWDWYDWKNLPRPLFGPLQAMADNGFNPFPADHEND, encoded by the exons ATGGAGAGTACCGGGGTGGTGCCAAGGCCAAGAGTAGCGGTGGTGGTGTTTCTGCTCAAGGGAAACAAGGTGTTGTTGGGGCGGCGCCTCTCCCCTGTTGGCCGCGACACCTTCGCGCTTCCCGGGGGCCACCTCGAATTCG GGGAAAGTTTCGAGGAGTGTGCGGCCAGGGAAGTGAAGGAGGAGACGGGGCTAGACATCAGTAAAATCGAGTACTTAACCGTCACCAACAACGTCTACTCGAAAAACCCGTCAAATCCACTGCATATCGTCGCCGTATTCATGCGTGCAATCCAGGCTGAACCGACTCAAGTTGCTCAAAATCTGGAGCCGGAGAAATGCCAGAGTTGGGATTGGTATGACTGGAAAAATCTCCCGCGACCGCTCTTTGGACCATTACAAGCTATGGCGGATAATGGGTTCAATCCATTTCCTGCTGACCATGAAAATGATTGA